The following proteins come from a genomic window of Pseudomonadota bacterium:
- a CDS encoding inositol monophosphatase family protein has protein sequence MNRSGSDDDGAYTAQFLTVIRATVRRVLPAIMEAHNAPAHNAPARQAKIKSDGSFVTDTDQAVEAEFLAALRIALPGLPVLAEESIEENVRAFKGAASDFYAPFMASPYQIVIDPIDGTKNFVEGQNEFCIAAALTRRHAEGVWPIAGVVAIPTEDRMYWSNEKAAFSETISSGIIEPLTRSESINAPVSVSSTDRRWLEREKLALRGEWISSGSSVHDMIGTVSGRLRASLIGTQRLWDIAAPLAIAARLNLVLRDAISGEEIRSIRAEDLSSELHRRPWGLDRHWILMAPTTELSDIFG, from the coding sequence GTGAATCGATCTGGGTCGGATGACGACGGTGCCTACACTGCGCAGTTTCTGACAGTTATACGAGCGACGGTGCGGCGCGTGCTGCCAGCAATTATGGAGGCCCACAATGCTCCGGCTCATAATGCACCAGCCCGCCAAGCGAAGATTAAGAGTGATGGCAGCTTCGTTACTGATACCGATCAAGCCGTTGAAGCGGAGTTTCTGGCGGCGTTACGCATAGCTTTACCAGGGTTGCCAGTACTGGCGGAGGAGTCAATTGAGGAGAACGTGCGTGCTTTTAAGGGAGCCGCCAGCGATTTTTACGCCCCGTTTATGGCCTCCCCCTACCAGATAGTTATTGACCCTATCGATGGAACTAAGAACTTCGTTGAGGGACAAAATGAATTCTGTATCGCAGCCGCACTTACTAGGCGGCATGCGGAGGGGGTCTGGCCGATTGCCGGTGTGGTCGCTATTCCAACCGAGGACCGTATGTATTGGTCGAATGAGAAGGCGGCGTTTTCTGAAACGATCAGCTCCGGTATTATAGAGCCGCTAACTCGTAGCGAGAGCATTAATGCACCGGTTTCGGTTAGCTCAACTGACCGCAGGTGGCTTGAACGCGAAAAGTTAGCGTTGCGAGGGGAATGGATCTCAAGCGGCTCAAGTGTACACGATATGATCGGAACTGTTTCAGGTCGGTTGCGCGCATCACTGATCGGTACGCAACGGCTCTGGGATATCGCGGCACCACTCGCAATCGCCGCGCGATTAAATCTAGTGCTGCGTGATGCTATCTCAGGTGAAGAGATCCGTTCGATACGGGCAGAGGACCTGAGCTCAGAGCTTCACAGGCGCCCTTGGGGACTAGATAGGCATTGGATCTTGATGGCCCCGACTACGGAGCTTTCTGATATATTTGGATAA
- a CDS encoding aminotransferase class I/II-fold pyridoxal phosphate-dependent enzyme, translating into MKPIDLRSDTLTTPSIEMRRAMANAVVGDDCYGEDSTVQKLERVVADLFGKESALFMPTGTMSNQVALRIHTRPGDEVLTDAAYHIAYFESAQSSDLAGVMLNTCSSPRGILDIETLERQIATKPRGGNYAQVRLIWLENSISGCGGVVFPLPRLREISSFARTSGYHLHIDGARIFNAAIAEGQPFHAYGECCDTISICFAKGLGAPFGAALLGSAEQIREAKRFRKWYGGALHQSGIMAAGALYALEHNISRLAEDHSNARRLALLLGHSPLLHVSTPDPETNMVYFNLRHDQITAAQFARECAREGVLLFPWTGDVVRAVTHHGITDNDIARAAAIISAVAHRVVKSAPHSSASITGATRIEGEESRCVTPIQ; encoded by the coding sequence ATGAAGCCAATTGACCTTAGAAGCGACACCCTAACCACCCCCTCGATAGAGATGCGCCGGGCTATGGCCAACGCCGTCGTGGGCGATGATTGCTACGGGGAGGACTCCACAGTTCAAAAGCTTGAACGGGTTGTGGCGGATCTATTCGGCAAGGAATCGGCTTTATTTATGCCGACCGGAACCATGAGCAACCAGGTGGCGTTGCGTATTCATACGCGCCCAGGTGATGAGGTTTTGACCGATGCAGCCTACCATATCGCATACTTTGAAAGCGCTCAGAGCTCCGATCTGGCTGGAGTTATGCTAAACACCTGCAGCTCTCCACGCGGAATCTTAGACATTGAGACACTGGAACGACAGATCGCTACTAAGCCGCGTGGAGGAAACTACGCGCAGGTGCGGTTAATCTGGCTTGAGAACTCGATCTCCGGGTGTGGCGGCGTGGTATTCCCCCTGCCCCGTTTGCGTGAGATCTCCTCGTTTGCGCGCACTTCAGGTTACCATCTGCATATCGATGGAGCGCGCATCTTTAATGCAGCCATTGCAGAGGGGCAACCGTTTCATGCCTACGGAGAATGCTGCGATACGATCTCGATATGCTTCGCCAAAGGGCTCGGTGCGCCGTTCGGAGCAGCACTGCTTGGATCTGCAGAGCAGATTAGAGAGGCCAAGCGCTTTAGAAAGTGGTACGGGGGTGCCCTGCACCAATCCGGCATTATGGCTGCGGGGGCTCTCTACGCCCTAGAGCATAACATCAGTCGGCTGGCAGAGGACCACTCGAACGCCAGGCGCCTAGCGCTCCTCTTAGGCCACAGTCCCTTACTGCACGTTTCAACCCCCGATCCAGAAACAAATATGGTATACTTTAACCTGCGCCATGATCAGATTACGGCTGCGCAGTTCGCCCGTGAGTGTGCGCGCGAGGGTGTACTGTTATTCCCATGGACCGGTGATGTTGTGCGCGCCGTTACCCACCACGGCATTACCGATAACGATATAGCGCGAGCTGCTGCCATAATCTCTGCAGTAGCTCACCGAGTTGTTAAATCAGCCCCGCACTCTAGCGCTTCTATCACGGGCGCAACTCGCATCGAAGGAGAAGAGAGCAGATGCGTGACTCCGATTCAATAG
- a CDS encoding PLP-dependent transferase: protein MSDFNVIIEQRSKHRVAAERIRGNWQSPVIMGAGTVNTEADPEFCRQFEVDYKRTIHASGAAYEERFMAQYLDGVSSTHGALLCSSGMSALLTCLVFSKTRIDSKRPVLADNGLYHETKFLLTALFEAERVVYVDLACPEALIEALERHQPAVVILEPQRNTAGMEVLDCALVFREIERRSSSSMLIIDDSSTFSAPELVELAAQYGLTEQLLIAASLLKLHQYGLDLVASGIIVAARKQISEFGCLTTCRTHFGTNISEDAAVMLPEPNAQLFSDRMAVITRNSAQMSLDMAKIIDDKATVMSPWCNDDAVILAPSSFSPFFSLSVAGWNNDRYRSFIARAIELAEEQGVLLHAGTSFGFDITRIYLIESKLEWLTPFLRISPGMEEPEMTERLATLLSLALCGELCAEKVATE, encoded by the coding sequence ATGTCTGATTTTAATGTCATTATAGAGCAACGGTCCAAGCACAGGGTGGCTGCAGAGCGCATCCGTGGTAACTGGCAGTCCCCCGTTATAATGGGAGCCGGGACGGTCAATACCGAAGCCGACCCGGAATTCTGCCGCCAGTTTGAGGTGGACTATAAACGTACGATTCATGCTAGCGGCGCCGCTTATGAAGAGCGCTTTATGGCGCAGTATCTAGACGGAGTTTCTAGCACACATGGGGCCCTGCTCTGCTCATCCGGAATGAGCGCGCTGCTTACCTGCCTCGTCTTCTCAAAAACTCGTATAGATTCTAAGCGGCCAGTGCTAGCTGATAACGGGCTCTATCACGAGACTAAGTTCTTACTTACAGCGCTCTTCGAAGCAGAGCGCGTAGTATACGTTGATTTAGCCTGCCCAGAGGCGCTGATAGAGGCGCTAGAGAGGCATCAACCGGCAGTAGTTATCCTTGAACCCCAAAGAAATACGGCAGGAATGGAGGTGCTCGATTGTGCCTTAGTGTTTCGTGAGATCGAGCGTAGGTCGAGCTCATCTATGCTTATCATCGATGACTCCTCGACCTTCTCAGCTCCAGAGCTAGTGGAGCTTGCTGCGCAGTATGGTCTTACAGAGCAGCTCCTAATAGCGGCAAGCCTTCTTAAGCTGCATCAGTATGGACTCGATCTTGTAGCGTCGGGCATTATCGTTGCTGCGCGCAAACAGATCTCGGAGTTCGGATGTCTAACAACATGCAGGACTCATTTTGGGACTAATATTAGTGAAGATGCAGCGGTAATGCTCCCCGAGCCGAATGCGCAGCTATTTAGCGATCGTATGGCTGTTATTACCCGTAATAGCGCGCAGATGTCGCTAGATATGGCCAAGATCATTGATGATAAAGCCACGGTTATGAGCCCTTGGTGCAACGATGATGCGGTTATACTTGCGCCGTCATCATTCTCGCCATTTTTCTCCCTAAGCGTTGCTGGATGGAATAACGACCGTTACCGCAGCTTTATAGCACGGGCGATAGAGCTGGCTGAGGAGCAGGGGGTATTGCTGCATGCCGGAACATCTTTTGGGTTCGATATCACCAGGATCTATCTGATTGAATCAAAGCTTGAGTGGCTTACGCCGTTTCTCAGGATCTCGCCCGGTATGGAGGAGCCGGAGATGACTGAACGCTTGGCAACACTATTATCCTTAGCGCTGTGTGGTGAGCTGTGTGCAGAAAAGGTAGCTACGGAATGA
- a CDS encoding SET domain-containing protein-lysine N-methyltransferase, with amino-acid sequence MRDSDSIAAWRGPRSIRSEKVELRTTPARGTAIYAKEPIFQGEMVFIKGGHLVPTSIAQWVDRTIGDFSMQVSDDLFLVPLSEAEVSDVVVYFNHSCSPNIGPDGQIEFVALRYIAAGEELCTDYAMTIDTSNRAPYKLDCSCGATTCRGKITGLDWMKPELQQRYSPHFSPFIMRKIRALQKPS; translated from the coding sequence ATGCGTGACTCCGATTCAATAGCTGCCTGGCGCGGCCCAAGATCGATACGATCAGAAAAGGTTGAGCTCCGCACCACCCCTGCACGTGGCACGGCGATTTACGCCAAGGAACCCATATTTCAAGGGGAGATGGTGTTTATTAAAGGGGGGCACCTAGTTCCTACCAGCATAGCCCAGTGGGTCGATCGCACCATCGGTGATTTCTCGATGCAGGTCTCGGACGATCTCTTTCTTGTGCCGCTATCAGAGGCCGAGGTTTCAGATGTTGTTGTATACTTCAATCATAGCTGCTCTCCTAACATAGGGCCCGATGGCCAGATCGAATTCGTTGCGTTGAGATATATCGCTGCTGGAGAGGAGCTCTGTACCGACTATGCAATGACCATTGATACCTCAAATCGCGCCCCGTACAAGCTCGACTGCTCATGTGGAGCTACTACCTGCAGAGGTAAAATTACAGGCCTAGACTGGATGAAGCCTGAGCTTCAGCAGCGCTACTCCCCTCACTTCTCGCCCTTTATCATGCGCAAGATTAGAGCCCTGCAAAAACCGAGCTAA
- the queG gene encoding tRNA epoxyqueuosine(34) reductase QueG, translating to MHALALETLKYLAAQAGLAVISIAEPSELLQDRAFLEEWQAAGYAAEMNYMQRSSELLSSPARLLEGVRSIVVIGAYYDQTPRRPLSTGYGRVARYAWGRDYHKVLRKRLEQLVELVKGELRGEISYRLFSDSVPLLERALARRSGLGFIGKNTMMIVPGRGSFLFLGEILWDVEIDLGKVAPIESVAHCGSCTRCLSKCPTQAFVKERVLDAGRCISYLTIEKRGALSLQEREWLGEWIFGCDICQEVCPFNFVALKKRSVADLPELGAQAGAGEALAIEELLSIRSDPAFIARFGGTAIMRAKREGLLRNAAVVAANTGALKLVPLLNGVSICDQSPVVRQHALWAYAKLGTLEGSVGAARVAQRLSRARQDPDLAVRQEAESLLIRLPK from the coding sequence ATGCACGCTTTAGCTCTTGAAACCCTCAAATATCTAGCCGCGCAAGCTGGGCTCGCCGTGATCTCTATCGCGGAGCCCTCCGAGCTCCTACAGGATAGAGCCTTTCTGGAGGAGTGGCAGGCAGCGGGCTACGCCGCAGAGATGAACTACATGCAGCGCTCATCCGAGCTGCTCTCCTCCCCAGCGCGCTTGCTTGAAGGGGTACGGAGCATCGTCGTGATCGGTGCCTACTACGATCAAACTCCCCGTAGGCCACTTAGCACCGGATACGGGCGCGTTGCACGCTACGCCTGGGGTAGAGATTACCACAAGGTTCTGCGTAAGCGCCTTGAGCAACTGGTAGAGCTGGTCAAGGGAGAGCTTAGGGGTGAGATTTCGTACAGGCTTTTCTCAGATTCGGTACCGTTACTTGAACGAGCTCTGGCGCGTAGATCTGGGCTCGGATTCATAGGAAAGAACACGATGATGATCGTGCCGGGCAGGGGTAGCTTTCTCTTTCTGGGAGAGATCTTGTGGGATGTTGAGATTGATCTGGGCAAAGTAGCGCCAATCGAGAGTGTCGCGCACTGTGGTAGCTGCACACGCTGCCTCTCGAAATGTCCAACACAGGCCTTTGTTAAGGAGCGTGTACTCGACGCGGGGCGTTGTATCTCGTACCTCACGATTGAGAAGCGCGGCGCCCTGTCCCTTCAGGAGCGTGAGTGGCTCGGGGAGTGGATCTTTGGGTGTGATATCTGTCAGGAGGTCTGTCCATTTAACTTTGTGGCGCTTAAAAAGCGCTCCGTAGCGGATCTGCCGGAGCTTGGAGCACAGGCCGGGGCAGGGGAGGCGCTTGCAATTGAGGAGCTACTCTCAATTCGTTCAGACCCAGCCTTTATAGCCCGTTTCGGTGGTACGGCGATTATGCGTGCCAAACGCGAAGGGCTGCTCAGAAATGCAGCAGTTGTGGCAGCCAATACCGGTGCGCTAAAACTTGTGCCGCTACTTAACGGGGTTAGTATCTGCGATCAATCGCCAGTAGTAAGACAGCACGCCCTGTGGGCCTACGCAAAGCTTGGAACATTAGAGGGCTCCGTAGGGGCAGCGAGGGTAGCGCAACGCCTCTCGCGGGCTCGCCAGGACCCCGATCTAGCCGTTCGTCAGGAGGCCGAAAGCTTGCTGATACGGTTGCCAAAGTAG